In Polyodon spathula isolate WHYD16114869_AA chromosome 39, ASM1765450v1, whole genome shotgun sequence, one genomic interval encodes:
- the LOC121304716 gene encoding BEN domain-containing protein 6-like isoform X2 yields the protein MRDEETRAQQEVTKNDCQGNAITRPAPEGAARTPFAMTYSDTDSEQEQEQVLKKPKPDIAMPASSSVNILTQLKLSLEKEQKEQNSHPDGESEDEDLLHHKSKEDLIAEIKILRAKLARSTRETRRLRQSLTMLRVLPKAVKKFTKLVDKAEGLLKVPPPPGSQHAADSGAPAAAPPSPSPSSSTSSLLSSLSPTGSRISSSSLFSSPESPVREGTEPPQKKWFKIEKWQIDHFNKSTPQKFVNDLMQARYTMEFMATHSVTGARSSSSKFRETKPAMNRAEVQEIIDVTKRLFPDVTDTIVRRMMGQKLNNCTKNLSTRIKVEIVSP from the exons ATGAGGGACGAGGAAACGCGTGCCCAACAAGAAGTCACAAAAAACGACTGCCAGGGAAATGCCATCACCCGCCCCGCTCCTGAGGGTGCAGCGAGGACGCCGTTTGCAATGACATACTCGGACACGGACAGCGAACAAGAGCAG GAGCAAGTGTTAAAGAAACCAAAACCTGATATTGCCATGCCAGCCTCCTCCTCTGTGAATATCTTGACCCAGCTGAAGCTGTCTCTGGAGAAGGAGCAG AAGGAGCAGAACAGCCACCCCGATGGGGAGAGCGAGGACGAGGACCTGCTGCACCACAAATCCAAGGAGGACCTGATCGCTGAGATCAAAATCCTGCGTGCGAAGCTGGCTCGCTCCACCAGGGAGACACGCAGGCTCCGGCAATCCCTCACCATGCTCCGAG tgttgcCGAAGGCAGTGAAGAAGTTCACGAAGCTGGTGGATAAAGCAGAGGGGCTGCTCAAAGTGCCCCCCCCTCCTGGGTCCCAGCACGCAGCCGACTCTGGAGCCCCCGCTGCCGCTCCCCCCTCGCCCAGCCCCAGCTCCTCCACCAGCAGCCTCTTGTCAAGCCTGTCCCCCACTGGCAGCAGGATCTCCAGCAGCTCTCTCTTCAGCAGCCCGGAGAGCCCCGTGCGCGAGGGAACAGAGCCCCCACAGAAGAAATGG TTCAAAATCGAGAAATGGCAGATCGACCACTTCAACAAATCCACCCCTCAGAAGTTTGTAAACGACCTGATGCAGGCGCGCTACACGATGGAGTTCATGGCGACGCACAGCGTGACTGGAGCCAGATCTTCCTCCTCCAAGTTCAGAGAgaccaagcctgccatgaaccGGGCCGAGGTGCAGGAGATCATAG ATGTTACCAAACGCTTGTTTCCTGACGTGACCGACACAATCGTGAGAAGAATGATGGGTCAGAAACTCAACAACTGCACCAAGAATCTTTCGACCAGAATCAAAGTAGAAATCGTATCGCCTTAA
- the LOC121304716 gene encoding BEN domain-containing protein 6-like isoform X1, with translation MTRMRDEETRAQQEVTKNDCQGNAITRPAPEGAARTPFAMTYSDTDSEQEQEQVLKKPKPDIAMPASSSVNILTQLKLSLEKEQKEQNSHPDGESEDEDLLHHKSKEDLIAEIKILRAKLARSTRETRRLRQSLTMLRVLPKAVKKFTKLVDKAEGLLKVPPPPGSQHAADSGAPAAAPPSPSPSSSTSSLLSSLSPTGSRISSSSLFSSPESPVREGTEPPQKKWFKIEKWQIDHFNKSTPQKFVNDLMQARYTMEFMATHSVTGARSSSSKFRETKPAMNRAEVQEIIDVTKRLFPDVTDTIVRRMMGQKLNNCTKNLSTRIKVEIVSP, from the exons ATGACACGA ATGAGGGACGAGGAAACGCGTGCCCAACAAGAAGTCACAAAAAACGACTGCCAGGGAAATGCCATCACCCGCCCCGCTCCTGAGGGTGCAGCGAGGACGCCGTTTGCAATGACATACTCGGACACGGACAGCGAACAAGAGCAG GAGCAAGTGTTAAAGAAACCAAAACCTGATATTGCCATGCCAGCCTCCTCCTCTGTGAATATCTTGACCCAGCTGAAGCTGTCTCTGGAGAAGGAGCAG AAGGAGCAGAACAGCCACCCCGATGGGGAGAGCGAGGACGAGGACCTGCTGCACCACAAATCCAAGGAGGACCTGATCGCTGAGATCAAAATCCTGCGTGCGAAGCTGGCTCGCTCCACCAGGGAGACACGCAGGCTCCGGCAATCCCTCACCATGCTCCGAG tgttgcCGAAGGCAGTGAAGAAGTTCACGAAGCTGGTGGATAAAGCAGAGGGGCTGCTCAAAGTGCCCCCCCCTCCTGGGTCCCAGCACGCAGCCGACTCTGGAGCCCCCGCTGCCGCTCCCCCCTCGCCCAGCCCCAGCTCCTCCACCAGCAGCCTCTTGTCAAGCCTGTCCCCCACTGGCAGCAGGATCTCCAGCAGCTCTCTCTTCAGCAGCCCGGAGAGCCCCGTGCGCGAGGGAACAGAGCCCCCACAGAAGAAATGG TTCAAAATCGAGAAATGGCAGATCGACCACTTCAACAAATCCACCCCTCAGAAGTTTGTAAACGACCTGATGCAGGCGCGCTACACGATGGAGTTCATGGCGACGCACAGCGTGACTGGAGCCAGATCTTCCTCCTCCAAGTTCAGAGAgaccaagcctgccatgaaccGGGCCGAGGTGCAGGAGATCATAG ATGTTACCAAACGCTTGTTTCCTGACGTGACCGACACAATCGTGAGAAGAATGATGGGTCAGAAACTCAACAACTGCACCAAGAATCTTTCGACCAGAATCAAAGTAGAAATCGTATCGCCTTAA